Proteins from a single region of Eremothecium gossypii ATCC 10895 chromosome VI, complete sequence:
- a CDS encoding cytochrome b5 reductase family protein (Syntenic homolog of Saccharomyces cerevisiae YML125C (PGA3) and YML087C (AIM33)), translated as MTERRGMEILDDPIHGIFIPSGIFTLGVLVIAWSAGNAWYLLGILALAMFVGARLLLAYRSRTSILPNEWTPLELEERIVLSKNAAIYRFKLRSSVETLDIPTGFHLAAKVMLDGVEEVRYYTPISNKFAEGHFDIIVKSYVDGKVSKWFAGLQPGQTVEFKGPVGRFSYVTNAYKKIGMVTGGSAITPMLSVLNKIVTTPEDTTQVCLIYANETENDILLKDELDDLASKYPNFEVHYVVRKPSASWTGEVGYVTKQHLEKYLPPCNPAHRLLICGPPKMKQMVLEYAEQLGWPKGAMKSKPEDQVFVF; from the coding sequence ATGACCGAACGCAGAGGTATGGAGATATTGGATGATCCCATTCATGGGATCTTCATCCCCAGCGGCATCTTTACATTGGGCGTTCTTGTTATCGCCTGGTCAGCGGGGAACGCATGGTACCTTCTAGGCATTCTAGCTTTGGCAATGTTTGTAGGTGCACGCCTGCTACTAGCATACAGAAGCAGGACTTCAATTCTTCCAAATGAGTGGACGCCATTAGAATTGGAAGAACGGATCGTTCTAAGCAAAAATGCTGCGATATACAGATTCAAGCTCCGTTCAAGCGTGGAAACTCTTGATATACCTACTGGCTTTCATTTAGCTGCGAAGGTGATGCTGGATGGTGTAGAAGAAGTGCGTTACTACACGCCTATCTCCAACAAATTTGCCGAGGGCCATTTCGATATCATTGTCAAATCTTATGTCGACGGTAAGGTATCCAAATGGTTTGCTGGGCTACAGCCAGGCCAAACTGTGGAATTCAAAGGTCCTGTAGGACGGTTCAGCTATGTGACGAATGCGTACAAGAAAATCGGTATGGTCACCGGGGGCTCTGCAATTACGCCGATGTTGAGTGTTCTCAACAAGATCGTTACAACTCCTGAAGATACCACGCAAGTGTGCTTAATTTACGCCAATGAGACGGAAAACGATATCCTGTTGAAAGATGAATTGGACGATCTTGCCAGCAAGTACCCAAACTTTGAAGTACACTACGTTGTACGCAAACCCTCGGCCAGCTGGACGGGTGAAGTTGGCTATGTGACTAAGCAGCATCTTGAAAAATACCTTCCGCCATGCAATCCAGCCCACAGACTACTCATCTGTGGACCACCTAAAATGAAGCAGATGGTGTTGGAATACGCTGAACAGTTGGGGTGGCCCAAAGGCGCCATGAAGTCAAAGCCAGAAGACCAAGTTTTTGTTTTCTGA
- a CDS encoding tubulin alpha chain (Syntenic homolog of Saccharomyces cerevisiae YML085C (TUB1) and YML124C (TUB3); 1-intron): MREVISVNAVGQAGCQIGNACWELYSLEHGIRPDGYLQEGLTKPKGGEEGFSTFFNETGSGKFVPRAVYVDLEPNVIDEVRTGAYRELFHPEQLISGKEDAANNYARGHYTVGRELLDDILDRIRKISDQCDGLQGFLFTHSLGGGTGSGLGSLLLEQLSIDYGKKSKLEFAVYPAPQVSTSVVEPYNTVLTTHTTLEHADCTFMVDNEAIYEMCKKNLDISRPSFANLNNLIAQVVSSVTASLRFDGSLNVDLNEFQTNLVPYPRIHFPLVSYAPILSKSKAHHESNSVGEITNACFEPGNQMVKCDPRVGKYMATCLLYRGDVVTRDVQTAVAQVKNKKTVQLVDWCPTGFKIGICYEPPTATPNSQLSSVSRAVCMLSNTTAIADAWKRIDRKFDLMYAKRAFVHWYVGEGMEEGEFTEAREDLAALERDYIEVGADSYADEEEF, encoded by the exons ATGAGAGAAGTCATTAGTGTCAACG CAGTTGGGCAAGCAGGATGCCAGATCGGGAACGCGTGCTGGGAGTTGTACTCGCTCGAGCACGGGATCAGGCCGGACGGGTACTTGCAGGAAGGCCTCACGAAACCCAAGGGGGGCGAGGAGGGCTTCTCGACGTTTTTCAACGAGACGGGCTCGGGCAAGTTCGTGCCGCGCGCGGTGTACGTGGACTTGGAGCCGAACGTGATCGACGAGGTGCGCACGGGCGCGTACCGCGAGTTGTTCCACCCGGAGCAGTTGATCAGCGGAAAGGAGGACGCGGCGAACAACTACGCGCGTGGGCACTACACGGTGGGGCGCGAGCTCTTGGACGATATCCTAGACCGCATCCGCAAGATCTCGGACCAGTGCGACGGGCTCCAGGGCTTCCTCTTCACGCACTCGCTTGGCGGTGGTACGGGCTCCGGCTTGGGGTCGCTGCTTTTGGAGCAGCTTTCTATCGACTACGGCAAGAAATCGAAGTTGGAGTTTGCCGTGTATCCCGCGCCACAGGTGTCCACCTCGGTCGTGGAGCCATACAACACCGTGTTGACCACCCACACCACATTGGAGCATGCCGACTGTACGTTCATGGTCGACAACGAGGCCATCTACGAGATGTGCAAGAAGAACTTGGACATCTCGAGACCTAGCTTTGCGAACTTGAACAACTTGATCGCCCAGGTCGTCTCCTCGGTGACCGCGTCATTGCGTTTCGACGGCTCCTTGAACGTGGACTTGAACGAGTTCCAGACCAACTTGGTGCCATATCCAAGAATCCACTTCCCATTGGTCTCCTACGCGCCGATCCTGTCGAAGAGCAAGGCGCACCACGAGTCGAACTCCGTCGGCGAAATCACGAACGCCTGTTTCGAGCCGGGCAACCAGATGGTCAAGTGTGACCCCCGCGTCGGCAAGTACATGGCGACGTGCTTGTTGTACAGAGGCGACGTCGTGACGCGTGATGTGCAGACCGCGGTCGCGCAGGTCAAGAACAAGAAGACTGTGCAGCTTGTCGACTGGTGCCCTACCGGCTTCAAGATCGGTATCtgctacgagcctccaaCCGCCACGCCTAACTCCCAGCTCTCGTCCGTCTCCCGTGCCGTCTGCATGTTGTCCAACACCACCGCCATCGCCGACGCCTGGAAGAGAATCGACCGCAAGTTCGACTTGATGTACGCGAAGCGCGCCTTCGTGCACTGGTACGTCGGCGAGGGCATGGAGGAAGGCGAGTTCACCGAGGCCCGCGAGGACCTTGCCGCGTTGGAGAGAGACTACATCGAGGTCGGCGCCGACTCCTACGccgacgaggaggagtTCTGA
- the ALO1 gene encoding D-arabinono-1,4-lactone oxidase (Syntenic homolog of Saccharomyces cerevisiae YML086C (ALO1)) → MSVLAGVEASGIARNYVFKNWAGIYSARPRLYFQPRSEDEVVAIVRAAREQGRTIVTVGSGHSPSDMCATDDWMVNLDRLNGVLELQEDEQGRYADVTVAAGIRVYELHRYLSARGYALQNLGSISEQSVGGIISTGTHGSSPYHGLVSSQYVNLTLVNGRGELVFLDSEHEPEVFRAAMLSLGKLGIIVRATIRVVPAFNIHSTQEVINFETLLDNWETIWTSSEFIRCWWYPYVRKCVLWRGVKTSEPAEKSRSSWWGTTLGRLVYESLLWLTVNVYPSLTPFVERFIFRQQYGKVETFGNGDEAVQTSIDGLNMDCLFSQFVDEWACPLNNGPEVLRSLDHSIAQAAQNKEFFVHVPIEVRCSNTTLPHEYKCPEDRTVTAPGPVYGNLLRPYLDNTPSHLRYAPLSDVTNSQLTLYINATIYRPFGTNTPIHKWFTLFEDTLGAAGGKPHWAKNFLGSTATAAGPVKSSDEYQDYEMRGMATKIKEWYGDNLKQFQKVRREQDPHNVFIANKDWAVKNGIIDIDELDS, encoded by the coding sequence ATGTCTGTGTTAGCAGGTGTGGAGGCCAGCGGGATAGCTAGGAATTATGTGTTCAAGAATTGGGCAGGGATTTATtcggcgcggccgcggctgTACTTCCAACCCAGGTCGGAGGATGAGGTGGTGGCGATAGTGCGGGCGGCGCGTGAGCAGGGGCGGACGATTGTGACGGTGGGGTCGGGGCACTCTCCGAGCGACATGTGCGCAACGGACGACTGGATGGTGAATCTAGACCGGCTGAATGGggtgctggagctgcaggaggaCGAGCAGGGGCGGTACGCGGACGTGACGGTTGCAGCTGGGATCCGGGTGTACGAGCTGCACCGGTACCTGAGCGCACGGGGGTATGCGCTGCAGAACCTGGGGTCAATTTCGGAGCAGAGTGTGGGGGGGATCATCTCGACGGGCACGCACGGGTCATCGCCGTACCACGGCCTGGTGTCCTCGCAGTATGTCAATCTGACGCTGGTGAACGGGCGCGGCGAGCTTGTGTTTCTGGACTCGGAGCACGAGCCGGAGGTGTTCCGCGCGGCGATGTTGTCGCTGGGCAAGCTGGGTATCATTGTCCGTGCGACGATCCGCGTTGTACCTGCGTTCAACATCCATTCCACGCAGGAGGTGATCAACTTCGAGACGCTCCTTGACAATTGGGAGACGATCTGGACGTCCAGCGAATTCATCCGCTGCTGGTGGTACCCTTATGTGCGCAAGTGCGTTCTGTGGCGCGGCGTGAAAACATCTGAGCCGGCGGAGAAGAGCCGCAGTTCATGGTGGGGCACGACCTTGGGTCGCCTGGTGTACGAATCTCTCCTGTGGCTCACCGTGAACGTCTATCCTTCCCTGACGCCGTTTGTTGAGCGGTTTATTTTCCGTCAGCAGTACGGCAAAGTTGAGACGTTTGGTAATGGTGACGAGGCTGTCCAGACTTCAATCGATGGGCTGAATATGGACTGTCTGTTCTCGCAGTTTGTTGACGAATGGGCCTGTCCGCTGAATAATGGGCCCGAGGTGTTGCGCTCTCTGGACCATTCCATCGCACAGGCCGCCCAGAACAAGGAATTTTTTGTTCACGTACCAATCGAAGTCCGCTGCTCCAACACGACTCTTCCACACGAATATAAATGCCCGGAAGACCGGACGGTGACGGCCCCTGGTCCAGTCTACGGTAACTTGCTCCGTCCGTATCTGGACAACACGCCCTCTCACTTGCGCTATGCTCCCCTCTCGGACGTTACCAACTCCCAGTTGACCCTCTATATTAACGCTACGATATACAGGCCTTTTGGAACGAATACCCCAATTCACAAGTGGTTCACTCTCTTTGAAGACACCTTGGGGGCAGCCGGCGGTAAGCCACACTGGGCTAAGAATTTCTTGGGCTCTACCGCAACCGCTGCGGGCCCCGTCAAGAGTTCTGACGAATATCAAGATTACGAAATGAGAGGAATGGCCACAAAAATAAAAGAATGGTATGGCGACAATCTGAAGCAATTCCAAAAGGTTAGAAGAGAACAAGACCCACATAATGTCTTCATAGCTAACAAGGATTGGGCCGTTAAGAACGGCATTATCGACATCGATGAACTGGATTCTTAA
- the UFO1 gene encoding SCF ubiquitin ligase complex subunit UFO1 (Syntenic homolog of Saccharomyces cerevisiae YML088W (UFO1)), which yields MEAQRPCLQELPTEVLVSIFSYLDVQDFKALEQASGRFHRIINDEELWKNMFLARMHTKYFPSCSRSSRYSIEYGERNLQLARWRHSRAITTKYEITHERRTNDISAPGIRQVVFDFPRCACYNEGLVTFLQLNAKRRKDRLVYIQCATPHSCSVMHFNINAVVFGRFDGKVFGKLLTNKSYLSPVIEFDSSHNSCVTAITTIAYEGSSHDWCVSGSEDGEIIWWCDAKLHSRMKISNQTILKLFINPRMTVAIDTERAYIITGMKEVHSLELANYVTATNGGGPKFIQVDFGGELLVLGSSSKLCVVSINRHRDIGFSRKFDSATEILQISIDENTARREAEGAAVAGGDGCYIAVRCADYSVMVFNIRSQTPEIKPQLKLSFHEPLFSCKVNHLILACAFSGMVGLYDAAIGTEVRVTRGTEEYPQFLDLADGHLVIGSGNTLHYHQYASLNQKKKKKPVSNVRGNRWNETVQSQLEVFHDTERLRNEQVERDAELRQRFLGDVDDEEIQLQIALVESETTYTSLPAAGVSYEEEFRRALEESRRAYEASQGVPSSTLAEYASSSFERSESGFERITWTAADQNSLHNLHSPNTGPSSTSGVVVSNMGTNGPDNSPSQIDSDLELAMLLSLHDR from the coding sequence ATGGAAGCGCAACGACCATGCTTACAAGAACTACCTACAGAGGTGTTAGTTAGCATATTCAGTTATCTGGATGTACAGGACTTCAAGGCTTTGGAACAGGCCTCTGGTCGATTTCACCGTATAATCAACGATGAAGAGCTTTGGAAAAACATGTTTTTGGCTAGGATGCATACGAAGTACTTTCCTTCTTGCTCGCGTTCCTCGAGGTACAGCATAGAATACGGGGAGCGTAACCTGCAGCTTGCCAGGTGGAGGCACAGTAGGGCAATTACCACCAAGTATGAAATTACACACGAGCGCAGGACAAACGATATTTCAGCGCCAGGCATTCGCCAAGTGGTGTTCGACTTTCCCAGGTGTGCTTGCTACAATGAAGGGCTGGTGACCTTCCTACAATTAAATGCCAAGAGGCGTAAGGATAGACTGGTATACATACAATGTGCGACACCGCACTCATGTTCGGTGATGCACTTCAACATAAACGCAGTGGTTTTTGGACGTTTTGATGGGAAAGTTTTTGGCAAGCTATTGACAAATAAATCGTATCTCTCACCGGTGATAGAATTCGACTCGAGCCATAACAGTTGTGTAACAGCAATAACAACCATCGCCTACGAAGGTTCATCACATGATTGGTGCGTAAGCGGTTCAGAGGATGGCGAAATTATATGGTGGTGTGATGCTAAACTTCACTCAAGGATGAAAATTTCAAATCAAACGATACTCAAACTCTTTATTAACCCAAGAATGACGGTTGCGATAGACACTGAGCGTGCTTATATTATCACTGGTATGAAGGAGGTTCACTCCTTGGAATTGGCGAATTATGTGACTGCCACAAACGGTGGTGGTCCCAAATTTATACAGGTAGATTTTGGGGGGGAATTATTGGTCTTGGGGAGTAGCTCTAAGCTTTGCGTTGTTTCAATTAACCGTCATCGGGATATAGGATTCTCACGGAAATTTGATTCAGCTACCGAGATACTACAAATATCCATAGACGAAAATACTGCAAGGAGGGAAGCAGAGGGCGCAGCTGTCGCTGGTGGCGACGGATGCTACATTGCCGTTCGCTGCGCCGATTACTCGGTGATGGTATTTAATATACGCTCACAGACTCCTGAAATTAAGCCGCAACTTAAGCTCTCTTTCCATGAACCGCTCTTTTCATGTAAAGTGAACCATTTGATTTTAGCGTGCGCCTTTTCGGGTATGGTTGGTTTATACGATGCAGCTATTGGTACAGAGGTTCGAGTAACGCGTGGTACCGAAGAGTATCCTCAGTTCCTAGATCTCGCGGATGGTCATTTAGTAATAGGTAGTGGTAATACCTTACACTATCATCAATACGCTTCATTAAaccagaagaagaagaaaaaGCCGGTTTCTAATGTTAGAGGGAATCGGTGGAATGAAACTGTGCAGTCTCAACTGGAGGTATTTCATGATACAGAGCGGTTGCGAAATGAACAAGTGGAAAGAGATGCCGAACTCAGGCAAAGGTTTCTGGGGGATGTTGATGATGAAGAGATCCAGCTTCAAATTGCTCTGGTAGAATCAGAAACGACCTACACATCTCTACCTGCCGCCGGTGTCTCATATGAAGAAGAATTTAGAAGGGCACTTGAGGAGTCAAGGCGTGCATATGAGGCGTCACAAGGCGTACCGTCTTCAACTTTAGCAGAATATGCAAGTTCTAGTTTTGAAAGATCAGAATCCGGCTTTGAGCGCATTACATGGACTGCAGCAGATCAAAATTCATTGCACAATTTGCATTCCCCAAATACCGGTCCTAGTTCTACCTCGGGAGTAGTAGTCTCCAATATGGGGACTAACGGACCTGACAATTCTCCTTCTCAAATTGATAGTGACTTAGAACTTGCCATGCTACTATCCCTGCATGACAGATAG